A genomic stretch from Desulfohalobium retbaense DSM 5692 includes:
- a CDS encoding HD domain-containing phosphohydrolase has translation MYSEQVLYNSRIIDIYIRYLRKHYPDVDIQSAVSAAGMKMYEVNDPGHWFSQRQIDLFYGLVQKGTNNPNLAREAGRYAASVSDIGHLKYWILSLFTPARAFSIINQASSLFTRSAVYESRKLGPNKVEVVVTPRPSVREKPFQCENRLGFFEAIISAFKYHLHRVEHPECLFRGDSRCRYIISWKGSRSSTLFRAKRWVASSAIFLFVPFIYFYPQQWYYGLFSASLIISIFQAIVLKAENTELRENMDIAKTTGDQLIDQVDVNYRNSLLTYEIGAAVTKQTNKKDIVKKVVELLEDRLDYDRGMILLADENKSRLEYISGYGYTSREYIFLKNANFNLFKSRSKGVFVVSFHQQEPFLVNEIEAIESSLSERSLEFARHIGAKSFICCPILYENESLGILAVDNKVTKKALVERDVSLLMGIAHFVGVSLHNNKLFTTKELQFKSLIRVLAASIDARDPTTSGHSEKVAQYSRGICQELGLPETTNEVVYIAALLHDYGKIGVPDAILKKPGPLTQQEYGVVQLHAEQTRSILRQIMFEGIFEGIPDIAAAHHERIDGSGYPLGLSGEAIPFEARIIAVADFFEALTSVRPYREPLSFSHAFELLERGKGIHFDPEVVEALRSYTLRQADCD, from the coding sequence ATGTATTCAGAGCAGGTGCTTTATAACAGCAGGATCATTGATATCTATATTCGATACCTGCGCAAACATTATCCTGACGTCGATATCCAGTCTGCGGTTTCGGCAGCAGGGATGAAGATGTATGAGGTCAATGACCCAGGGCATTGGTTTTCGCAGCGTCAGATTGATCTCTTTTACGGACTGGTCCAAAAGGGGACCAACAACCCCAACCTGGCCCGAGAAGCGGGGCGCTATGCTGCATCGGTCAGTGACATTGGCCACTTAAAGTACTGGATTTTAAGTCTCTTTACTCCGGCCAGGGCTTTTAGCATCATTAATCAAGCCAGTTCCTTGTTTACACGATCCGCTGTGTATGAGTCGCGCAAATTGGGGCCCAATAAAGTCGAGGTCGTGGTGACGCCGCGGCCCAGTGTCCGAGAAAAACCGTTTCAATGTGAAAACCGGCTCGGGTTTTTTGAAGCCATTATTTCTGCTTTTAAATATCATCTCCATCGAGTTGAGCACCCTGAATGCTTATTTCGCGGCGATTCGAGGTGTCGCTACATTATATCCTGGAAGGGATCTCGTAGTTCGACTTTGTTTCGAGCGAAGCGCTGGGTGGCTAGTTCTGCTATTTTTTTATTTGTACCTTTTATCTATTTCTATCCTCAGCAGTGGTATTATGGTCTGTTTTCAGCCTCTTTAATTATAAGTATTTTTCAGGCTATTGTTCTTAAAGCTGAAAATACTGAACTCAGGGAAAATATGGATATCGCTAAAACCACCGGTGATCAACTTATAGATCAGGTTGATGTCAATTACCGCAATTCTCTTTTGACATATGAAATCGGCGCTGCAGTAACAAAGCAAACAAACAAAAAAGATATTGTTAAAAAGGTGGTTGAGCTGCTCGAGGATCGACTTGACTATGACAGGGGGATGATTCTTCTTGCTGATGAGAATAAAAGTAGATTAGAATATATCTCAGGATACGGATATACAAGTCGGGAGTACATATTTCTTAAAAATGCGAATTTCAACCTTTTCAAGTCGAGATCCAAAGGGGTCTTTGTGGTTTCGTTTCACCAACAAGAACCTTTTTTAGTTAATGAGATAGAAGCTATAGAGAGTTCCCTCTCCGAACGTAGCCTGGAATTTGCCAGACACATCGGAGCAAAATCCTTTATTTGCTGTCCTATTCTTTATGAAAATGAATCCCTGGGCATTCTGGCTGTGGACAATAAAGTCACTAAAAAGGCGCTGGTTGAGCGGGATGTATCCCTTTTAATGGGCATTGCCCATTTTGTGGGCGTAAGTCTGCACAACAACAAGCTTTTTACGACCAAAGAGCTCCAATTCAAATCACTTATCAGGGTCCTTGCCGCGAGTATCGACGCCAGAGACCCCACTACTTCTGGCCATTCCGAGAAAGTGGCCCAGTATTCTAGAGGTATTTGCCAGGAACTGGGGCTTCCGGAGACCACAAACGAAGTCGTGTATATTGCTGCACTGCTTCATGATTATGGAAAAATCGGTGTACCTGACGCCATACTTAAAAAGCCAGGGCCACTGACACAGCAGGAGTATGGCGTGGTCCAACTCCACGCCGAGCAAACGCGGTCAATCCTGCGCCAAATCATGTTCGAGGGGATTTTTGAGGGAATTCCCGATATTGCTGCGGCCCATCACGAACGGATAGATGGGAGCGGCTATCCGCTGGGGCTCAGTGGTGAGGCCATCCCGTTTGAGGCGAGGATTATTGCCGTTGCTGATTTTTTTGAA
- a CDS encoding PilZ domain-containing protein yields the protein MKVSECQIASTKLNGDTFLKNKLHQCNFEDGAVSVVVYDVYIEKTKKVFCKVSLGSDGEFCLSLGNVKEIEDFRRYIIEFIEIFNEHELIRFQPVIVSVLKKEICIRVPKRYERCLRPPEVLECTQKLDLQLISKNGITNAELLWIGYQSLFCLISWEEVRLKMWLNTDKRVTVTLSKSGFVHYTGITEVEEAQETEKGILLSLHFYDSGYSRFPEKKFRSRRLSLVPSPDIIFKNPFNGSVLSYKIRDISGGGVSFRVPQKTTGIFPGLNIANVKIVFGFKKVISLDIQFLYCNDGVDGEGCICGACFINICPAVHTELMQILQQAHDANAYVDPACLSMEKLWNFFFETGFVYPEKYNIIASKKEKLKELYSYLYTENPSVVKNFIYQDGNEIIAHISMLRLFDRAWLVHHHAGDKRSNGFAGIKALSQLSRYINEVYRIETAKINYVFCFFRPNNKFPARVLGGVARYLKGNKVCSIDEMSYISSVKSFLCREIDTSIRVYKASSMDFNDAMHVYENISGGLFFRMMNFENSNSVQKSYEKSGFERKKEIYTVKKGYVSVGLVVLLQTMSFMNMSNLSNTIIFLNLQPGKCESKTILTSIKIVSELSDADDLSALIFPAESSCQEVDKNYALWILNLEHVDDYFRYCTRLFKSF from the coding sequence ATGAAAGTAAGTGAATGTCAAATAGCAAGCACTAAGCTCAACGGTGATACATTTCTTAAAAATAAATTACATCAATGTAATTTTGAGGATGGAGCTGTCTCAGTAGTTGTATATGATGTTTATATAGAAAAAACAAAAAAAGTATTTTGTAAAGTTAGTTTAGGATCTGATGGAGAATTTTGTCTCAGTTTGGGAAATGTAAAAGAAATAGAAGATTTTAGAAGATACATAATCGAATTTATAGAAATATTTAATGAGCATGAGCTAATTCGCTTTCAGCCAGTAATTGTATCAGTATTAAAAAAAGAAATTTGTATTCGTGTCCCAAAGCGGTATGAGAGATGCTTGAGGCCGCCTGAGGTTTTGGAATGTACTCAAAAATTGGATCTGCAGCTTATTTCAAAAAATGGAATTACGAATGCAGAATTGCTATGGATCGGATATCAGTCTCTTTTTTGCTTAATTTCCTGGGAAGAAGTACGTTTAAAAATGTGGCTAAATACCGATAAAAGGGTAACGGTTACATTATCAAAGAGCGGCTTTGTACACTATACTGGGATCACAGAAGTTGAAGAAGCCCAGGAAACAGAAAAAGGGATTTTGCTCAGTCTCCATTTTTATGATTCTGGGTATAGCCGATTTCCCGAAAAAAAATTCAGGTCCAGGAGACTTTCACTGGTACCAAGTCCAGATATAATTTTTAAAAATCCTTTTAATGGATCGGTATTAAGCTATAAAATCCGAGATATATCCGGTGGCGGTGTTTCTTTTCGAGTTCCGCAAAAAACGACTGGAATTTTTCCAGGTTTAAATATTGCTAACGTCAAGATTGTCTTTGGTTTTAAAAAAGTTATTTCCTTAGATATTCAGTTTTTATATTGCAATGATGGTGTAGATGGCGAAGGATGTATATGTGGGGCATGCTTTATAAATATTTGCCCTGCTGTGCACACGGAGCTTATGCAAATATTGCAACAAGCACATGATGCTAATGCATATGTTGATCCTGCATGTTTGAGTATGGAAAAGTTATGGAACTTCTTCTTTGAAACAGGATTTGTCTATCCTGAAAAGTATAACATCATTGCCTCGAAAAAAGAAAAATTGAAAGAATTGTATTCATATCTCTATACAGAGAATCCTTCTGTAGTTAAAAATTTTATATATCAAGATGGGAATGAAATCATAGCCCATATATCAATGCTGAGATTGTTTGATCGAGCATGGCTTGTTCATCATCATGCAGGAGATAAAAGATCTAATGGATTTGCTGGCATAAAAGCTTTAAGCCAATTAAGTCGATATATTAATGAAGTCTATCGAATTGAAACCGCAAAAATTAACTATGTTTTTTGTTTTTTTCGGCCAAATAATAAATTTCCTGCTCGTGTACTGGGTGGAGTGGCACGATATTTAAAGGGAAATAAAGTATGTAGTATTGATGAAATGAGTTATATTTCATCTGTAAAGTCTTTTTTGTGTCGTGAAATTGACACATCCATTCGAGTGTATAAAGCTTCAAGTATGGATTTTAATGATGCCATGCATGTATATGAAAATATTTCAGGTGGTTTGTTTTTTAGAATGATGAATTTTGAAAATTCAAACAGTGTTCAAAAAAGTTATGAAAAGAGTGGATTTGAACGAAAAAAAGAAATATATACTGTTAAAAAAGGTTATGTGAGTGTGGGTTTGGTTGTTCTTTTGCAAACAATGTCTTTTATGAACATGTCAAATTTATCTAATACAATTATTTTTTTAAATTTGCAACCAGGCAAATGTGAATCAAAGACTATTCTGACAAGTATAAAAATTGTGTCTGAGCTTTCTGATGCCGATGATTTGTCTGCATTGATATTCCCAGCTGAAAGTAGTTGTCAAGAAGTGGATAAAAATTATGCACTATGGATATTAAATTTGGAACATGTCGATGACTATTTTCGCTATTGTACTCGTTTATTTAAATCGTTTTAA